The following is a genomic window from Tripterygium wilfordii isolate XIE 37 chromosome 19, ASM1340144v1, whole genome shotgun sequence.
ATCGGACGTTCACATCTCTTTAGGCCATTGTTGCAGAAGGGCGTCGGCCATTTCAAGCTAAACATCAAGAAATCGTAGGGACCTGTTTTTGGTATTGCTTttacaacaaaagcaaaacatatGACTACAATTGTAAGAATGAAAATCATCACATTACCAACAAGAAGCTCTCTTGGCATCTCTCAaactaattcaaaaaaaaaaaaaaaaactcaaacccAAAATGGATGGTTTTGTTAGGTATGTTGATGGCTTTTATAGTAGTAAATCTTGTAATGTGGGTAATTAgtgttgtttgtttattttatggaaaCCTTAAATAGATCGCACGTTCTTTTGTCGACATGAGTTTgtctttttcatatttaatttgattttcgtTTGGGACAAAACATATATTGTTAGATCTGTAAACCCAATCAATAcatattcatgatttttttaaaaagaaaatttgtgctcatgtatggagtttaacatttctctttttttttctttgtttttttttaaatgtcatAGTTGTCTACTAAACTAAGTATATGTCTTTTTTGAGTAGTAATAGAACTTATGACAAATTCAATACTTGAATACTCCAAAACCTTCGTTAGCTAATACTCTATATGCAAACATTTCAGCtgcattttcaagaaaaaatgcATAGGTTACATCCCCATTAATTTTAACTTTACGATTCATAAATCTTATGGGTCCTGTTATGGGCTGCGAGTATCTTGTAATTATATACCAATATAACATTGTCTTCAAATTATTTATCAATATACATGACAGTTAGACTGGCGTGATTAGAGTTGTATTTTTTGAATCACGTCATTGTTAATGGAGTAATTAAATCACGTCATTCACAGTGGCGTCAATAGTGTATTTACAGCAATTATGGTTAATCACGCCACTCATGGTGGCGTCACTTTAGATAAAAAAATTTTTATCTCTCTGATGAGATTCATGGAGAATTTCTACCCAGAACAACGCCACTTTTCCTCTACAGAGCATCTCCAATAAAATGCACCACCCAGGGGGAGCACGTGCTCCcttggattttgaaaatttatggtTTCTTTTGTCTCTTCGCTTGGGATTTTGGTGGCTTGCTTAGGCTTGTTTGTTGAGGTTGATCTTGGGATATGTCGCTCGTATTtctatacatatttttttattttgaatgcaATACTTACTTaccaagaaatcaagaaatcatAGGGACCTGTTTTGGGTATTGTTTTTACATCAAAAGCAAAACATATGACTACAATTGTAAGAATGGAAGTGATCACATTACCCTCAAGAAGCTCTCTTGTCATCTCTTAAACTAATTGAAAAAACTCAAACTAACCCAAATACTTGTAACTTTGTGTTTTGTTTAGATATATGTTGATGGTCTTTATAGTAGAAAACTTGATATTGAAACCTTAAATGCATCGCaagttttgtcatttttgtttgtCAACATGAGTTTGGAGTTGGTGTTTTAAGGTAGAGGCAACAAATGACGCATGTTTCACACAATATTTATTTCACAAATAAcatgttttttctttccattgtaAGAgaaatattgtaaaaaaaactatattagAATAAGAAATATATTGTAAGTGCAAAAATAGTACAATATTTATTtgttaataaaagaaaattttttttttgtttcaaatgttTGGAATGCCATAGTTTGCCCACTAAACTAAGTGTATGTCTTTTTTGAGTAGTAATAGAACTTATGACAAATTCAAGACTTGAATACTCCCAAACTTTTGTTAGCTAATACTATATATGCAAACATTTCAGCTACATTTTCAAGATACACAACAACATTATTATCGTAATAAACAAAGTTTAAGTATACATATTACCAAACCAACAATACAAGAAGGGATCACAAACTcgaaaggaaagagaaaaaaaaaatagtgtagACTCCCTCCTCTTATTATGGCATAGAATCATTATTCGTGTTTAAACATTGACAGAAGAACGCTCCGTTAGTTTTCATCTTCTCGCTTAACTAGGAATGGGAAACTCAATTGTGTGATTGGTCCCTGGTCCGCAATTAAAATAACCCAATGGTGTAATGGTAGTGGCTCTCGCCTCCCTTAAAGAGGTAAGGGGTTCGAGTCCTGCCTCACTCCCCTGGGATAAGTCAGGTGTAGAGCCACGGAGGCGGAGGCTTCCTCCATTGTTAGTGTCGGTTAGCGCTCAAGGGCCACCGAAAACCGCATCAATAGGCATGATATCATAGCACCAGCATTGTGGAAGCATGTTCGAATCTCGGATAACTGTTTATTTTTTAAGCCATTTCCGTGTTATTGTAGCTCGTTTTCCTAGACCTTCCCACAAAGCTTTTGAAATCTCTTTAAGAGAATATCCATATCTATTACTGAGAACGATTCCTCCTGtttcataccaaaaaaaaaaaaaaaaaaactaagtatATACATTATGAAATAATAACTGTAAAATTATTATTCGTTTTCTAGCTTGGCTTGGTGACTCGAATTAGTTGGGTTTTTAAAGCCTTCTATTGACTTTGTGACATGTTTTCTGGTTCTTGGGTGGGCTCTTTGCTTGTTTGCTTTTGTGTGGTTTGGCTATGGTGGGTGGGTTGTGAGTTACTGGTGTTGGCTCATCTCTTTTAATCATTATCTAATAAAATCAGtctgtttataaaaaaaagtcgTTAACTTATGATATTCTTTGTATTTGGTGATGTATGATGGAGCCAAATAATGACACTTTTGATTGCACAAAACATAGCATTTGATAAACCCAAACACAGCCTAAGAAGTGAGTGAGATATAATTACTTGTATAAATAAAGTATATCGAGAAGGTCAAACTGTTTTGCGAGATCTACTGCCGTTGTGAAAAAATGTAAAGGATAATTAGGAAACTCAAAACACATCCCATGATTTTCCCATCGATGCTGCCAAAAATTAACAATAAGTCcgtcaaaataaaattttgtccCAATAGATCCATTAGACAAAATATGTGCATTTAAGGGATGGAAGTGGGATGGGCCATCCGAAGGTGACTCACGGGAGCCCCTTTAAGGGGCAAGGCCGAGCTCTGCTCAACGCTCGTATGACAAAGGGGTCGAGCTTGGACCTATTTTAAAGCTCGTAAGGTTAAATGGGCAGAGCCCGAGCTCGAAGAAACTCGGCTCATAGGCCCTAGGTACTGGGAGTTAATTTATGGGCAGTAGTGTGATTGGGCTGGAATTCATGGGAGGGCTCGGGTCACTTGTTCTTGCTTAAACTAGCAACGGGAAACCCTATTAAGTTGTTGCGCCCTCGTCCGCAATTAAAATAAGTCAATGGGCATGACATAAGAGCTCCACTACCCTTTTCCAAGCATGTTCTAATCTCAGCTAACTGTTTACTCTTGCGGCCATTTCCTTCTTCTACTTCGTTGCAAAAAATTGTAGCTCGTTTTCCTAGAACAAACCACAAAGCCCTTGAAATCTCTTGAATAGAATATCCATATGTATTACTGGGAACGATTCCTCCTGTTTCACACAAGAAAACATTCTTTAAGATCGAGCAAGTCAAATATTGTTATGCCATTTATTTTGTTACCAAGCACAGCCTAAGAAGTAAAACAAATAGAATTACTTGTAAGGAGTGTATCGAGAAGGTCAAACTGTTTTGCGAGATCCACAGCCGTTGTGAAATAATGTAAAGGAGTATCAGGCGTATCAAAACACATCCCATGCTTTTTCCATTGATACTGCCAAACGTTTTCGTTTGAATTCTGGCTTTCGGGATTCTCAACGTCCGGCCAATATGTCGTCAAATCATTTATTATTAGATGAAGCAGTTGATACTGTTCAAACCAAtataaacagaaaacaaaacaaaaaaaacaggcTATGAGCAAGAGCATCAAACAATAAAGACAATTCGATCGATCGACCGACCTCCTAAATGATATGAAAATTAAGATAAATAGACGTACCGTAATATTTTCCGATGACATCGGTGGGATGTCATTGCATCCAGTATCATTGTAGGGAGGGACCATATCAATAGTCTTTAGCAACGAATGGCTCTGAGTTAAATTATACATCGGCCAGAGACCATGAATGGTAAAGTCAGCTAGGATCGGACCTTGGCATGGCCTTGCAATGGAGTTACAATAGGAGGGAGGCCATTTCAAGGCAAACATCAACAAGTGATAGGGGCCAGTTTGTGCTTTTGTAGGAGATGCTAAATATATCATCACTATAATTTCAACTACCCATGTAATCAAATTGCGAGCTTGAAACTCTCTTGCCATCTCTCAAAAATACcaatccccaaaaaaaaaagaaaaaaaatgtatatgtaAGTTGTGTAATGTTGCTTTACATTGATCCTATTTATATAGCACCAAATcttgtaaatatttttattcGGGGCACGTCATGCATGATGTAATGTTACATTGTACTTTTGTTATTacattatagttttttttttttcgggtgATTTGTAAGTAATTGGGAATTATTTTTTGGATTAAAGATTTGAAGTTATAGTTTACGATAATATGTAAGAAGTAAAGGACAAAATTTTATTGTTCCTCATAACCACACAAGACCAACCATGGTGTCATCGCCATCCGAGCACCAATCCGGTAACCACTACCACCAAATTGAAGCCCAAGCCCCCACAAACTAAATCCAACCAACCCTTATGAGTTTTGTCCACCGTAATTGCCGAAATCACGTTCGGAAGTCTATGGTCACATTGAAAAAAGTCGTTTGATCCGAACAATCTAGCCACTGTTGGAGGAAACCAACACCGCGTTTGGACTCCTCGTGGCTTGACACTTCCATTCCACCCATTTTCCGGTCAAGACGCTGTCTGAAATTAACGACCCGAGTTTGATCCCAAACAAGGCATTTTTGGACGATTTTGGTCTCGAATACCGACTATCGGATAACTACAAGCCGGAATTTCACGTTTCCGACAAGCTTCAACTCGAGAATGACCCCCAAATAGACGACTCTATGGGCGGCAATGGCAGATCTGATTACGGGGTGTGTTTGTAAAATGTCTTATAATTATGTAGTTTGAGTGTATTTATAAGTTTACAGTTTTCATGGGTTACTATTAACAAgtggtgtatttagtaaaaactgGGTATG
Proteins encoded in this region:
- the LOC119986116 gene encoding ribonuclease 1-like: MAREFQARNLITWVVEIIVMIYLASPTKAQTGPYHLLMFALKWPPSYCNSIARPCQGPILADFTIHGLWPMYNLTQSHSLLKTIDMVPPYNDTGCNDIPPMSSENITYQLLHLIINDLTTYWPDVENPESQNSNENVWQYQWKKHGMCFDTPDTPLHYFTTAVDLAKQFDLLDTLLTRGIVPSNTYGYSIQEISRALWFVLGKRATIFCNEVEEGNGRKSKQLAEIRTCLEKGGIVLSNRYGYSLKEISKALWEALTDTNNGGSLRLRGSTPDLSQGSEAGLEPLTSLREARATTITPLGYFNCGPGTNHTIEFPIPS